A single genomic interval of Aedes aegypti strain LVP_AGWG chromosome 1, AaegL5.0 Primary Assembly, whole genome shotgun sequence harbors:
- the LOC5576129 gene encoding uncharacterized protein LOC5576129, producing the protein MFSKNVVVLVVVALAGFECAYAQSNNWRRPNETNYSEASSATNDRTQRLGLTTGYGGGLNGYGYSSSGVGGYAPLKIDLGGVVLGTLVGIGALLILPKLVTAFGGGYGGHYRSENGDGDFTQLLNKVDDMLAQNNIDSGSCLQKAICTYVQKSDYHMQVGTADQIEHMILALAENSLVDYMLDGTAIKEAIKNGKAQNRSCDELYKSCPLDRQSAYQMASKIFRVGGN; encoded by the exons CAACAACTGGCGCCGACCGAACGAGACCAACTACTCGGAAGCGTCGTCCGCCACGAACGATCGCACACAGCGGCTCGGCCTAACCACCGGCTACGGAGGCGGACTCAACGGGTACGGATACTCCAGCTCGGGCGTCGGAGGTTACGCCCCGCTCAAGATCGACTTGGGCGGAGTGGTGCTGGGAACACTGGTCGGCATCGGCGCCCTGCTGATCCTGCCCAAGCTGGTGACGGCCTTCGGCGGAGGCTACGGTGGACACTACCGTAGCGAGAACGGCGACGGCGACTTCACCCAGCTGCTGAACAAGGTCGACGACATGCTGGCCCAGAACAACATCGATTCGGGATCGTGCCTGCAGAAGGCCATCTGCACGTACGTGCAGAAGTCCGACTACCACATGCAGGTCGGAACCGCCGATCAGATCGAGCACATGATCCTCGCGCTGGCCGA gaaCTCCTTGGTCGACTACATGCTGGACGGAACCGCCATCAAGGAAGCGATCAAGAACGGAAAAGCTCAGAACCGATCGTGCGATGAGCTCTATAAATCCTGCCCGCTGGATAGGCAATCCGCCTATCAGATGGCCAGCAAAATCTTCCGCGTCGGAGGAAACTGA